In Acidimicrobiia bacterium, the sequence ATCCGCTCCATCGTCTGTTGGAGTGCCACGACCTCTGTACCCATCTGCGCCTGCTCACGATCAGCACTCAGCGCCAAGAGGCTTTGCTCCCAGTCCTCCGGGCGGTGCAGAAAGAGACCCGCCGCCGCCAGGTCTGGTTCGCCGGACTCCGGGTCGGCCTCCACCATCGCATCGGTGACCTTGTCGCGCAGCCACGTGTTCTCATCGATTTCGTAGAGCAGGCTCCGGGCGTAGGGCGGAGTGAGCCGCCGACCGGAATTCTTGGCCACTTTCCGCAGAGAGGCCGGGACCTCTTCGGGTTCCAGGTCCCGCAAAACGCCGCGAGCGGCTTCAAGGACCGGGTCGAGCAGCTTCAAGAGCGTGTTGGAACACTTCACGTCGGCCAGGGTACAAACCTCATGGACTTTTCTGCGCAATGCAATGGACCGTCACGCGCCAATGTATTGCGGAGAAACTCAGGGTCGGGCGGCGCCGGAGCTGCAAAGGACGCACATGGCCGTGGACGGAATCGCCTCCATGCGTTCGAGCGGGATCCGTTGGCCGCAGCCGTCGCATATGCCGTATGTTCCCTGTTCGAGCTTGCTGAGAGCTCGATCGATGTCGGCAATAGAGCGAAAAATCGACCGCGCCGTTGCGGTTGTACTGATCCGCTCGACGGCTTCAGTGGTTCCGTCCCCAACGCGTTTGCCGAAAGACACATTGGCTCCGGACTCGGGCGGTGCCGTCAACCGGGCGAGCTCGGCGCTCAAGTCATGCCTTCGCTGTCTCAGGCTGCTGTTCAGTTCTTCGAAGCTCAAATCGACATCCTCAGGAGAACGCGGGCCGCATCTCGGTGTGCAGAACGTTACTGATCGCCTCATGCCGATCCGCTCAAATCCGGGAGATTGACATCGGCCCGGCTTTGGCCCATACTGCCGCTCCACATGTTCTCAACAGAGATCCTCGTACTTCAATAGGCACATACGTCACAACCAGGACGTGTGTGCCCTCCGATGCCCTCCGAGCCGGAGGGTTTTTTGTATCCCGACCGAAGGAACACGATGAACACAATCAGCGGAGCCCAGGCAGTCATCAAGGCACTGGAACGCGAGGGCGTCGACATCGTATTCGGCGTGCCGGGAGGAGCGATCCTCCCGGCCTACGATCCGCTGTACGACTCCCCCATTCGACACGTGCTGGCGCGCCATGAACAAGGCGCCGGCCATATGGCAGAGGGGTACGCCTGGGCGACGGGCAAGGTCGGGGTCTGCATCGTCACCTCCGGTCCGGCTGCCACCAACCTGGTAACGCCGCTGGCGAACGCGCTGATGGATTCCATACCGATCGTCGCCATCACCGGACAGGTCGCAACCACTTCGGTCGGTAACGATGCATTCCAGGAGGCCTACACCACCGGGATCACGATGAATGCCACGAAGCACAACTACTTCGTGACCAACCCCGATGACATTCCCGACGTCATTCACGAGGCGTTTCACATTGCCGCGACGGGACGACCGGGACCGGTGCTGGTCGATCTACCCAAGGACATCCTCAACGCGCACCTCAAGTGGCACAAGCCACCGAAGCTGGATCTGCCCGGATACAAACCGACGGTCGAGGGCCACCCGCGCCGGATACTGGAAGCAATCAAACTGATCGAATCCGCCCACCGACCCGTCATCTACGCGGGTGGCGGAATCATCAAGGCGAACGCGGCGGACCAGCTCCGCATGTTCGCAGAGCAAACGAACGCTCCCGTCGTCACAACCCTCATGGGTCTCGGTGGGTTCCCCGGTGACCACGACCTCTTCCTCGGAATGCCGGGCATGCACGGAACGTACGCAGCCACCACGGCAATCCAGAAGGCCGACCTCCTCATTGCGCTCGGAGTCCGTTTCGACGACCGGGTTACCGGCAACCCGGACTTCTTCGCCCCGCACGCCAGCGTGATCCACGTCGACGTCGACCCTGCGGAAATCGGCAAAGTCCGCCAGGCAGAAATC encodes:
- a CDS encoding TraR/DksA C4-type zinc finger protein, translating into MSFEELNSSLRQRRHDLSAELARLTAPPESGANVSFGKRVGDGTTEAVERISTTATARSIFRSIADIDRALSKLEQGTYGICDGCGQRIPLERMEAIPSTAMCVLCSSGAARP
- the ilvB gene encoding biosynthetic-type acetolactate synthase large subunit, which translates into the protein MNTISGAQAVIKALEREGVDIVFGVPGGAILPAYDPLYDSPIRHVLARHEQGAGHMAEGYAWATGKVGVCIVTSGPAATNLVTPLANALMDSIPIVAITGQVATTSVGNDAFQEAYTTGITMNATKHNYFVTNPDDIPDVIHEAFHIAATGRPGPVLVDLPKDILNAHLKWHKPPKLDLPGYKPTVEGHPRRILEAIKLIESAHRPVIYAGGGIIKANAADQLRMFAEQTNAPVVTTLMGLGGFPGDHDLFLGMPGMHGTYAATTAIQKADLLIALGVRFDDRVTGNPDFFAPHASVIHVDVDPAEIGKVRQAEIPIVGDVGRILEQMLEAWAKRPAPDHKEWLEKVNSWRTDNPVRFDQQPDGPLKPQYVIEELYRRTGGDAIVVSGVGQHQMWTALHWKFSRPREWINSGGLGTMGFGVPAAIGAKAGAPERTVYLIDGDGSFQMTHQELATASAEGFPIKIALINNGVHGMVRQWQTLFYGSRYSGSELGRDTVNFPMLAEAMGCVGMRVETPGEVGPAIEKSLSINDRPVLIEFVVDPDEMVFPMVPAGGSNDQIILGPEDLE